The sequence CGAGGGGCTGTGAGGGAGGAGGGCCTGTAAGTGGACTGGGGCAACTCTCAGAGGCCCCGGGTTTGTGCGGGGATCCTGGGAAGGGGCAGGAATGCGGCTACCTAACAGGCAGCACATGTCACTGGGTGGAGCGAGCCTCGGTGCCATGTCCTGGCCCTGCCCAACCTCGGCTGTGCCCAGTGCTGGGGTGCGGCGGAAGGAGCTCTGACAGAACCAGGGCAGAGGTGCCCACATGTCCCCTGACGGCCCGGAGGAGGGCCCTCTGGAAAAATGTGTCATCGCGGCCGACAGCTCAGAGAGACCAGAGTTGGAATCTTGGCCCTGCCGCTGCCTAACGGTGTAGCCAAAGGCAGTTTACTTAATCTCTTTGAaagtcagttttctcatctgtaaaatgggcaacAGAATAGTCCTGACTCCACTGGGGTGCTGTGAGGAAGGCATGTGAAGTCTCAGCATAGACTgattatctatatctatatctatatctatatctctatatatctCAAGTAAATGTTAGTGGACACCTGAGTGCTGAGAAGGAAGGAGCCCACTTCTGGACCAGTATAACCTGTGCTGTTCCTGCAGGACAGGCCCTTGGGAATGTCCAGGGCTCTGGGAAGAGATGTCCTTGTGGCTGGAGGCCCCTGCGCCTGATGTTCCTCCTGGTAAGCTTCTCTACTCCAGCCCTGTCCCCTCAGTCGGGACCCcggctcctccccacccacagtcATTAGCCTCCTTCACTGCCTTCCTTCCGCCCTCCCCTGGAGAGTGGTCTAGAGCCATCCTTGCCTCCTCCTGCCCAGACTACCTCTGCCCTGGCTCTGGTGTTCGGCCCTTGTGGGCACCTGCCGGTCCTTCTCAATctgggcctgctgctggggaGGGTTGGCGTTTCCAGTGCTTACGCAGCTCTGGCTCTGAAGAGTTCTGTCTGATCTCTGAAACAGATGTATGTCAGCCCCCCAAGGGGCAAAGGTTAACATTCTCATTTAAGGCGTTGAGATGCAAGGAATTAACAAGCCACTAGCCCTAGAGTCCATACAAACTCCAGGGTCCTAAGGCCTGAGCTGGTGTTTTGCTGCCCTCTATGGGTGGAGATAAGTTTACAGTTTCCCAGCCAGGACCCCCGGGGAAGTGGAGGGGGAAGACCCGAGACCCGCCTTCTGCCTCTTTCTGGGCTCAGACTCTGCAGTGGAGCTGTGGAAACCAGATGCACAGGATGCAAGCAGCCAGGCGCTGAGAGGCAGCAACTGCATCCTCAGCGAGGAAGCCAGCATGCCCCAATCAGCCGGGGGCactttgggggtggggctggacacAGCCAAGCCCACAGCCCTGCTCCCCGCAGTGGAGGCCCCTCCAGAGTCGACAGGTGAGGAGCTGCCGGACTTGGGGGAGGTAGGGGCTCCCTGGATCTAGAAGGAGTAtcttgggttcttttttttttaaatggattttagaaagagaagaagggggcaggggggagaaagacctatttgttgttccacttattgatgcattcattggttgattcttgtatgtgtcctgaccgagAATTGAGCCTGCggccttggcatattgggatgatgctttaaccaactaagctaccagGTCAGGGCTTTCGGGGCTCTTTACCGTAAAAAATCATGTTTCATTACCAAGGCTTTGGGGTCGGCTAGACCTGAGTAATCTGAGTGTGAGCTTTGGCTTTtctaagcctctgtttccttattcATAAAGCAGAAATGATAAGAGTAGCTATCACTTAAGGCCGCTGTCAGGGTTAGTACATAGAAAGGACTGAGACAGTACCTGGGACACAATAAATAGCACTTGGCCTACAAGAGCTACTTTCTTATAATAGAGAGGCTGGACTGCATGTTGAAAAGGCGTGAAGGTCCCTGAGTGCTCAGGGCGGTGGCCAGCTGGGCACCAAGCTTGTTTCTTGGAAAAGAACATTAACGCACTTCCCTGTACCCAGAGCTCCGTCCACAGAAGCGGAAAAAGGGGCCAGCCCCCAAAATGCTGGGGAATGAGCTGTGCAGTGTGTGCGGGGACAAGGCCTCTGGCTTCCACTACAACGTGCTGAGCTGTGAGGGCTGCAAGGGATTCTTCCGCCGCAGTGTCATCAAAGGGGCGCAGTACATCTGCCACAGCGGGGGCCACTGCCCCATGGACACCTACATGCGTCGCAAGTGCCAGGAGTGTCGCCTTCGCAAATGCCGCCAGGCTGGCATGCGAGAGGAGTGTGAGTGCCTGAGGACAGGAGCCGGGAAGGGGCTGATGGGAAAGAGGGGGCGAGCGGGCGCCAGGGTGTGAGGGCAGACTGGCCACCGAGTCTACCAGACCTTCCTACATGGTCCCTAAACGTGGATTAAACCCTCTGCTCTTACCCAGTGATCTCTGCTTTTCTGGAGCCTCAAACTACCCCCCGGGCCCATCCTTGCTTCCTGccaccccttcctcttccctcctcacgTCTGGCCCGTCCTTAGGTGTCCTGTCGGAAGAACAGATCCGACTGAAGAAACTGAAGCGGCAAGAGGAGGAACAGGTTCAGGCCACGTCCATGCCCCCAAGGGCATGCTCACCTCCCCAAGTCCTGCCCCAGCTCAGCCCAGAGCAACGGGGCATGATTGAGAAGCTGGTGGCTGCCCAGCAACAGTGTCACAGGCGCTCCTTCTCCGACCGGCTTCGAGTCACGGTACccgagggagctggggagaggtAGCTGTGCCCAGACTGCCCGGTGGCCTCTGGAGGTCTGGCTCAGAGTGGCTTGTTTCTCCCCCGCTTGCCCTTCCGAGCAGCCTTGGCCCATGGCGCCAGACCCCCAGAGCAGGGAGGCGCGGCAGCAGCGCTTCGCCCACTTCACCGAGCTGGCCATCGTGTCCGTGCAGGAGATCGTTGACTTTGCCAAACAGCTGCCCGGCTTCCTGCAGCTCAGCCGGGAGGACCAGATCGCCCTGCTGAAGACCTCTGCGATCGAGGTGGCTGGCAGGGCTGAGGGGTGAAGGGAGCGCCAGAGCAGGGTTGTCTTTGGGAAGGGCCTCCAGACGGCCAGCTGGGGAGCCGGACCCCCTGGGCAGCAGGGACCTTCCTTCGAAGGCGCCCTAGGCCGAGACCAGCCTACCACGTCCCTGTCTGAGGTCTGCTGCTTGTGTTCAGGTGATGCTTCTGGAGACGTCGCGGAGGTATAACCCTGGGAGCGAGAGCATCACCTTCCTCAAGGATTTCAGTTATAACCGGGAAGACTTTGCCAAAGCAGGTGAGAACGGAGGTCACAAAGGGACTGGATTGGACGGATGGGCACTTTTTGTCCTGGGGCCTCCAGAGCCACCGGCCCAAGGTTTGGGTGGCTGTAAAGGGAAGGCTTCACCTGGTTCTCCAAGACAGAAAGTTGGAACGTTGCTCCTGTCTTCTGTCGCCTcagtccagtggttctcaaactgtgtTCCTGGGAACCTGAG is a genomic window of Phyllostomus discolor isolate MPI-MPIP mPhyDis1 chromosome 6, mPhyDis1.pri.v3, whole genome shotgun sequence containing:
- the NR1H3 gene encoding oxysterols receptor LXR-alpha isoform X2, with protein sequence MSLWLEAPAPDVPPDSAVELWKPDAQDASSQALRGSNCILSEEASMPQSAGGTLGVGLDTAKPTALLPAVEAPPESTELRPQKRKKGPAPKMLGNELCSVCGDKASGFHYNVLSCEGCKGFFRRSVIKGAQYICHSGGHCPMDTYMRRKCQECRLRKCRQAGMREECVLSEEQIRLKKLKRQEEEQVQATSMPPRACSPPQVLPQLSPEQRGMIEKLVAAQQQCHRRSFSDRLRVTPWPMAPDPQSREARQQRFAHFTELAIVSVQEIVDFAKQLPGFLQLSREDQIALLKTSAIEVMLLETSRRYNPGSESITFLKDFSYNREDFAKAGLQVEFINPIFEFSRAMNELQLNDAEFALLIAISIFSAGSTPSREAAAHLRGGPACLRLHPPPS
- the NR1H3 gene encoding oxysterols receptor LXR-alpha isoform X1; protein product: MSLWLEAPAPDVPPDSAVELWKPDAQDASSQALRGSNCILSEEASMPQSAGGTLGVGLDTAKPTALLPAVEAPPESTELRPQKRKKGPAPKMLGNELCSVCGDKASGFHYNVLSCEGCKGFFRRSVIKGAQYICHSGGHCPMDTYMRRKCQECRLRKCRQAGMREECVLSEEQIRLKKLKRQEEEQVQATSMPPRACSPPQVLPQLSPEQRGMIEKLVAAQQQCHRRSFSDRLRVTPWPMAPDPQSREARQQRFAHFTELAIVSVQEIVDFAKQLPGFLQLSREDQIALLKTSAIEVMLLETSRRYNPGSESITFLKDFSYNREDFAKAGLQVEFINPIFEFSRAMNELQLNDAEFALLIAISIFSADRPNVQDQLQVERLQHTYVEALHAYVSIHHPHDRLMFPRMLMKLVSLRTLSSVHSEQVFALRLQDKKLPPLLSEIWDVHE
- the NR1H3 gene encoding oxysterols receptor LXR-alpha isoform X3, which translates into the protein MRLLWLGTGPWECPGLWEEMSLWLEAPAPDVPPDSAVELWKPDAQDASSQALRGSNCILSEEASMPQSAGGTLGVGLDTAKPTALLPAVEAPPESTELRPQKRKKGPAPKMLGNELCSVCGDKASGFHYNVLSCEGCKGFFRRSVIKGAQYICHSGGHCPMDTYMRRKCQECRLRKCRQAGMREECVLSEEQIRLKKLKRQEEEQVQATSMPPRACSPPQVLPQLSPEQRGMIEKLVAAQQQCHRRSFSDRLRVTPWPMAPDPQSREARQQRFAHFTELAIVSVQEIVDFAKQLPGFLQLSREDQIALLKTSAIEVMLLETSRRYNPGSESITFLKDFSYNREDFAKAGLQVEFINPIFEFSRAMNELQLNDAEFALLIAISIFSADRPNVQDQLQVERLQHTYVEALHAYVSIHHPHDRLMFPRMLMKLVSLRTLSSVHSEQVFALRLQDKKLPPLLSEIWDVHE